The genomic interval GCTGCAGGGAGCGCTGGGGACCGCATTGCTCGCCATGGTCACGGGGCTGACGCTTAAGAAAAACGACGACGCGGACCTGAAGGGCTTCCATGGATCGTTGAAAATGGCGGTCAGCGATTTCCATCGTTTGATCGAAAAAGACAAGAAAAGCTTTGACGAAGTAATGAGATCCTACCGACTGCCCAAGGACACCCAGGAAGAAAAGGAACGCCGCCGGGGTGCGATCCAGGAAAACCTGAAGGGCGCAGCGCGGGTACCGTTCGAAGTATGCAACCGGGTTGTGGCAATGTACCCCCATGCCAAAGTACTGATGTCAAAGGGATTACCCAGCGCCCTTTCCGACATCGGGGTCGCTGCCAGCGTTCTGCACAGCGGTTTCCAGGGCGCCCGCCTGAACGTGTTGATAAATTGCGCTTCGATCACGGACGAAGCGTTCAATAAAACGATGAAACAGGACCTCCAGGATTTAACGGCGCAGGAGACCGGTCAATACTGTGAAATTGAAGCGATTATTAATCAAAAGTTTCAATAAACGCTGAATATCGCTACCATCTTCCCGTTATCACCGCAATCATTTGCCTTGACAAATGAAAAATTTCCAATATAATATATGATAATATTAAGGACGGTTTAATGGAATCAGAAATATTAAAGAAAGCCAAGGAATACATGCATGAGGGAAGGCTTGAGAAAGTTCAGATCATCCTTCGCCGCGCCCTTGATGAAAGTCCCAATAACGCGAAGGTTCTTGAAATGGGCGGTGACCTGGCGCTAAAGCTGGGTCGGGAAGATGAAGCCGTACAGCGTTATGAACATGCCAGCGATAACTACACGCATAACAACCAGTATGCAGAGGCGATCGTCTGCCTGGAAAAGATACTGAAGATCGAGCATGCCAACGAACCGGTTTTTTCAAAGCTCGCCGACCTGTACCGCTTCTATGGTCTACCCAACGAAGCGATCAAAAAAGTCCTGGACCTGTGCATCTGGTCCATTGAGCACAAAGATGACGCCACTTTTATATCCTGCTTGAGAAAGGTAGTGGAGACTCAGCCGAAAAACCTGAACCTACGCCTATCGTTCGCAAAACTGCTGATCGCTATCAATCGCGCTCAGGAAGCGCAGGATGAATTGAAAAGACTTAAGGTATGGTCCGAGGAAAGCGGCAACGACGCGATCTTAAGCGAGATCAAGAAACTGTTGCCGCAACATGACGGCGGCGAGGAACTGGATCCGAAAAGCCGCATCGAGCTCGGTAACCTGCTTTATGAGATCGGCTCCAAAGATGAAGCGATCGTCGAATTCAACAAGGCCGCCAGCGATCTCGTCGCTGAGAACCGCCCGGACGAAGCGATCGCGATCCTCAACCGCATCATCGAGATCGACCCGGGTAATGCCGAAGCCATCAAGAAAATTAAGGAATTGAGATCGAAGGAAGGCGCGCATGCCCAACCGGAACCGGCAACGGCCGAAGCGCAGCCGGTCCAGGAAGATGCGAATCCGATCATCACGCCGGTGATCGTCCCGGAATATATAGACAATCTCGAATCGAACAAGCCAAGCGTACAAGAACCGCACGAAGCCATCCCCATAAAGAATGACCTGGATATCCTCCAGGACCTCAGCAGGGAAGTCGCCGGTTTCAGCATATCAGGTGCACTGCCGACAGAAGAGCCGGCCGCACCGTCCCCCGAAGAATCACCCATAACCCAGCCCTCGACCACGGAGGACGTGCCCACGCTGGAAGGACAGATCGCGGACATCGAATTCCTGTTGAAGGAAGCAGAAGCTCCGCCCATGCCCAGTTTTGAGCTGGCCCAGCAGTTCGACGAATTCAGGAACAATATTATATGGGAAAACGAAGATATCCGGAAAAAAACCGACCTGGCGAAAATCGCGTTCGCCGCCGATCTGTACGAGGCGGCCCTTGGATACGTCAAAGATGACAAGGATGTCAAGGACGTCTGGCCGACATCCCTCGAGATCATCGGCAGTTCGCTCGTGAAACTGGGCAGGTATAGCGACGCGATCAAGACCATCGGACCGATGATCCTGCTCGAAGATATTCCGGAAAAACAGAAAGTTGAATTAAGGTACATTCTGGCATCGGCATATGAAGGCCTGGGCGATTTTGAGAACGCCCTGCGGGAGATCGAGCATATCCTGGCTATCAATCCCAATTACCGGGACGTCAGGGAGATCTATCAGCTCCTTGGCGGTCGCATGAAATTCGAAGAACCCGTGCCGGTAGAAACACCACCGGCTGCAGCGCTGGTCCCGAAACAACCAGCGGCGACCATGGAAGTTCCGGCTCAACCGTTCGAGGAAAGACCGGTGATGCCGCAGGAACTGCCCGAGATCACTGTCCAGACTGCACCGAGCGCCTATCCGCTGATCACCGAGGACCAGATCCCTGTTGAGCATGCGCCCGCCATGCAGATCCCTGGAGCCGCGCCGACCGCACTGCCGACCGGCGAAATACCGGAAAAGAAAATACCCGAGGACATCAGTGAAGGCCTGCCGAAGGGCGACAATATCACATTTCTATGAGTCAATGCGGGAAAACAAAACGAGGAGGTTAATTGGATTACCAAGAATTCTATCAACTGAAGTTTGAACCGTTCGCCAATCATCCTGATCCGAAGTTCTATTTTAACTCCCCGCAGCACGCTCTGGCCAAGGAATACCTTCTGCACGCGGCCCGCGGTTCGCGCGGATTGGCGGTCCTGTTGGGCGATATCGGAACCGGCAAAACAACCCTGGCAAGGAAACTCCTCAACGAACTTCATTCCCTCGGCCATTACCAAAGCGGTTTGATCGTGCTGACCCATTCGGAATTCCCGCCGGGCTGGCTTTTCACCAAGATCGCCAATCTCATCGGGCTGCGCGATCTCGGCAATTCGACGACCGAGATTATTTCCCGCATTTCAAACCGGCTTAATGAGATTTATTACCGCGGCGAAAAAACCGTGGTCATTATCGACGAAGCGAACAAGATCAAGAGCGTGGAGATCCTTGAAGAAATACGCGGTCTCCTGAATCTGGAGATCGCCGATACCCGCTTGATCTCGTTCATCATGAGCGGACTGCCCGACCTTGAATCTTTTCTGGCGATGAACCGCGCCCTGTACCAGCGCGTCGCCGTGAAGGTCAAGCTGAAACAGATGGGCAGCGACACAATCCGCGCTTATATCAACCACCGGTTCATGATCGCCGGCGCCCAGAAACAGATCCTGACGCCAATGGCCTTGGAGTTAGTCTGCCGGTATTCAGACGGACGGCCCAGGCTGGTCAACATTATCTGCGACAACGCGCTCCTTGAAGGATACGTGCAAAGGAAGCCGGTGGTCGATGAAACTATCATTGAAAGGGTCATTAGCAATCTTGGTCTGAGATTTGAATAATGGCTGAATTAGGTAACATAAAGCGCAAGGTCGCAGAGCTCGAAGCCAAGGGCGATACCGAAAAAGCGATCGGCGAGCTGGAAAAAGCGATCCAGGAGTTCCCCAAAGAAGGTTCCCTGTTCAACAAGCTCGGCGACCTTTATATCAAGGCCAACCGCCAGCAGAACGCCCTGGAGATCTATGAAAAAGGCGCGAACGTCTTCAAGGAAGAAACTTACTATCCCAACGCTATCGCGCTCTGCAAAAAGATCCTGCGTCTGGACAAAGACCGGGCCGAGGTTTATCAACTCCTGGGTGAACTGCACAAGGAACTCGGGCAAAAGGTCGAAGCCGCCAACTACCTGCTGGAATTCGCCGAGAGAAAAATGCAGGCCCACGAGCTCGAAACCGCCCTCAGCACCTACAATACCGTAAAGGATCTGGTCCCGAATAACGCGAAGATCCTCCAGACGATATCGGCGATATATGCCCAGCTGGGCAAAAAGGATCAAAAGGACAAACTGCTGCAAGAAGCGCATGAGATCGAGAACAAACAGCGCGAGCTCAAAGAAACCTTTGCTGCAAAAAGCGCCGAGACTACGGTCACGGTCGATGTAACGCAGTCAGAACCACCCGCCATTGAACTGCCACCGGACGGAGTGGCAGTGAATACACCCGAGGTTGTTCCTGAAGCGCCAGCTGAAAAACCGACCGTCACCCTCGATGAATTCGTTTCGCCCGAGATCGCCGAACTCCTTAAAACCGAGACCGAAGAGCCGGTTACTACGCCGACAATCGAGCTGCCTGAAACCGTTACTCCGCCGGTGACACCCGAGATCGTCACACCGGCCGAGTTGATCGAAGAACCTGTAACAAAAGTAAAAAAGCAGGCACCCGCTGCCGGACCGGCCATAATGCCCGAGATCTCCGAGATCGACAGAACGGTGGAACTCGCCGAGCTATATCTGAACCTGGGCTCGGAAGAGGAAGCGATCGACTGTTTCCGCAACGCCGCCGATGATGCATTCCGCGATAACCTGTTCGACAAGGCGCTGGAGCTGAACCAGCGTGTGGCCGGGCTCAGGCCCCTTGATCTTAAGTCCCGGCAGTATATGATCGAGATCGCCAAGAAGCAGGAAAACAAGGAGCTCCAGATCAACTCGCTCCTGGAACTGGCCGAGGCCTTGAACCGACGCGAAGCAAAAACTGAAGCCCAGGCGATCTTCAAGAAGATCCTGGAGATCGATCCCAATAACGCCACGGCTCACAGCCTGATCGTCGAGGTCGAACAGCCGCGCGATTTTATCGACCTAGGAGAGGTCCTGAGGACCGAGTTGGAAGGTGAAAAGCATATGGAAGGCATCCAGAGCATCAACGAGCTGATCTCGCAGTTCAAAAAGGAAGTGTTCGAATCCATCGGCGAAGGTGATTACCGGTCACATTATGATCTGGGCGTCGCGTACAAAGGCATGAGTCTGTATCAGGAAGCGATCGAGGAATTCGAGATCGCCTCGAAGGATCCCAGTCTCAGGCTCAAAACCTGCGAAATGGTCGGATCCTGCCTGCTCGACAAAGGGAAATTTGACGATGCGATCCGGGTCCTGTCTGACGGCCTGAAGATCGCCAATCATCCGGCCAAGGAATATTTCGGGATCCATTTCCTCATGGGCAGCGGCTATGAATCGCTGAACAATCTGAACATGGCCTTGAAATCATACTGGAACGCCTATAACATCGACAAAACCGTGCCCGATCTCGCCAAGAAGATAAATAATCTCAAAGATAAAGTAACAGCCGAATTAAAGAAGAAAGGAGCCAAGACCGAACGCCAGGCTCAGCCGGCGGCTCCAACCCCCAAAGTAGAGGCTAAGAAAGCACCGGAACCCGAAAAGGCGGCGCCGAAGAAATCGAAAGTGACATACCTGTGACGGTAAATCCGAAATCCGAAATCCGAAATCCGAAATCAACATTTTCTGACATATTTCCAAAATTAGTATTTCCTTATATCCTTTGTTTAGAATTTAGATATTCGTGCTTAGTATTTGCCGAACGAAGCGAGGTTTGATGGGGTACGAGACATTTTATAAACTGAAAGAGCATCCATTCAGTTTCACGACAGACGAAAAATTCTATTATGATTCACCGCAGCATTCGAAAGCCCTGGTCAAGCTGACCCATGCCGTGGAGACCGAAAAAGGACTGGCTCTGCTCATCGGCGACATTGGTACTGGCAAAACGACGCTTTCCCGCCGGCTCCTTGACCAGCTGATCAACAACGGGATCGAAGCTACGCTGCTTGTCATCATTCACTCCGAGATAACCTCGCTGTGGTTTTTGAAAAAAATCGCGCTCATGCTCGAAACCCCGACCGATTCCGAAAACAAGATCGACATCATAACCAATGTTTATCACCGGCTGCTCGACCTCACCAGCAAGAATAAAAAAGTTGTGATCCTCATCGACGAAGCGAACATGCTGCAGCGGAAGGACCTTATGGAGGAAATCAGGGGACTGCTGAACCTGGAATCGGACCGCGGTAAACTCCTGAATTTCATTTTATTCGGACTGCCCGAAATGGAAGACTATCTTAAACTCGATCCTCCTTTGTATCAGCGGATTGCCGTACGCTGCGTGCTCGAAGCCCTCGACCAGGAGACCACCCAGAACTACATCGTCCACCGCTTGCGAGTTGCCGGCTGTCCGCGACCGCTGTTCACCGGCGGTGCGATCAAGACTCTCTTCGCATATTCAAAAGGCGTTCCGCGGACCATCAATGCCATCTGCGATAACGGGCTGCTTGAAGGTTTTCTCCTCAAGAAGGAAATGATCGACGAGAAAATTCTCACCGATGTATGCCGTGACCTCGGACTAACCTTATAAAGGTATCCGCGCCCCATTGGATAACATCCAGGCTGATCTGCACATCCATTCCACGTTCTCGGACGGACTGCTCTCACCCCAGAAGATCGTGGCGCGCGCAGTGAGCGCTGGTCTTAAGACGATCGCGATCACCGACCACGATTCATCAGAGGGCATCAATGCCGCACTGGAAGCCGCGGATGGTGCGATCGAGATCATCCCGGCTGTGGAAATGAGCGCAAATATCAGGGATATCGATATCCACATACTGGGATACTATATCGATCACAACGATGATGAACTTGCCGCATATCTCAATGAGTTCAAGACCTACCGGCTCGCGCGCGTGAAAAAGATCCTAAAAAAACTCTCGTCGGACGGGATCAAGGTCGACGTGGAGCAGGTCAAGCTGATCGGCAATAACGGTTCGCTGGGACGACCGCACATTGCCGAGGCGCTCCGTCAGAACGGCTATGTCCAAACGATCAATGAAGCTTTTTTCCGGTTCCTTGGTTATCACTCCCGGTACTATGAACCGAAGAAGGATGCCCGGCCGCGTGATGTCATAAAAAAAATCGCGCAGTGCGGCGGGATCGCTGTAGCGGCCCACCCGGGAGCCCTGGGAAGCTCCGAGATCCTGTATCAACTGATCATGGACGGCATTGTGGGGATCGAGGTATGGCATCCGGAACACTCGAAACAGGCAGAAGCTGAATACTACGAGACGGCCATGAAGAACGGGCTATTGATGACCGGCGGGTCCGATTTCCACGGATTTCCGCGCAGCCCCATTGATATCGGTTCGCGGGGCTGCAGTAACGAGGACGTCGTGCGGCTCAAGGAATACAAAAAAAGTCAGGAGGCACAATGAACAAAGAAGAGATCCAGGCGATCATCCCCCATCGACCGCCATTCCTGCTGGTCGAACAGATCAACTCGATCAGCGAGAAAACGATCACTGGTGTGCGCAAGATCCGCGCGGACGAATATTTTTTTGCCGGTCATTTTCCATCGGAACCCATCATGCCCGGGGTCCTGATCGTCGAAGCGATCGCCCAAACTGGCGCGGTCCTGCTGCTGCGCAAACATCGCGGCGCGATCCCATTGTTCATGGGTATCGATCGCGCGCGATTCCGGAAGATCGTCCGCCCCGGGGACACGCTGATCATGGAGGCGGAGATGGTGCAGGAACGGGGAACGATCGTGAAGATCGAGGGCGTGGCCAAAGTCAACGGTGAAGTTGTGTGCGAAGCAACGATCCTGGCGGGTATAAAAAAATAAACAGTGAAGGCAAAAATTCATCCAACGGTCGTGATCGGAAGCCACGCGGTTATCGAGGACAACGTCCGGATCGGCGCCGGTACTGTCATCGGCGATTTTGTCGTGGTGAAAAAAGGCACGACGATCGGCAAGCACAACCGTATCCACACCGGAGCGTGCCTTGGCACCGACCCCCAGGATTACCACTTCAGGGGCGAGACATCATACTGCTCGATCGGTGATGACAACATCATCCGCGAGTACGCTACCATTTCGCGGGCCACGGGGCGCGGGCGGAAGACCGTTATCGGCGACCGCAATTTCATCATGACCTACGTCCACATTGCGCACAACGCGTTGATCGGAAACGACACGGTCATCGCGAGCGGGACCCAGATCGGCGGTCATGTTAAGATCGGTGATCGTGCCACGCTGGGCGGTCTGGTCGGTGTCCATCAGAAATGCCGGATCGGCGCCTACGCCATGGTCGGCGCCAAATCGTATATCAACAAGGACGTGCCCCCGTATTTCCTCGCGCGGGGCAACCGCGCAAAAGTATACGGCGTAAACACCAAGGGTTTACGCCGTCACCACTTATCCTGGAAAGTTATTGAAGAGATAAAATGCATCTTCCGCCATCTTTACTGCACATCTGAGAACCTGAGACGGTCACTGGCGCTGATCGGGCAAGAACACCGCTCAGTGTACGCCGCCGAGATCGTCAGGTTCGTCCGCTCTTCGCGCCGCGGCATTGCCGCCCGCGCGTGACGGGCAGTTCTACCTCAGTTTCTTCTTATGGCGGTCGCGTTTTCTCCGCTTTTTAAATTTGTGTCTTTTTATTT from bacterium carries:
- the fabZ gene encoding 3-hydroxyacyl-ACP dehydratase FabZ, whose amino-acid sequence is MNKEEIQAIIPHRPPFLLVEQINSISEKTITGVRKIRADEYFFAGHFPSEPIMPGVLIVEAIAQTGAVLLLRKHRGAIPLFMGIDRARFRKIVRPGDTLIMEAEMVQERGTIVKIEGVAKVNGEVVCEATILAGIKK
- the lpxA gene encoding acyl-ACP--UDP-N-acetylglucosamine O-acyltransferase → MKAKIHPTVVIGSHAVIEDNVRIGAGTVIGDFVVVKKGTTIGKHNRIHTGACLGTDPQDYHFRGETSYCSIGDDNIIREYATISRATGRGRKTVIGDRNFIMTYVHIAHNALIGNDTVIASGTQIGGHVKIGDRATLGGLVGVHQKCRIGAYAMVGAKSYINKDVPPYFLARGNRAKVYGVNTKGLRRHHLSWKVIEEIKCIFRHLYCTSENLRRSLALIGQEHRSVYAAEIVRFVRSSRRGIAARA
- a CDS encoding AAA family ATPase; this translates as MDYQEFYQLKFEPFANHPDPKFYFNSPQHALAKEYLLHAARGSRGLAVLLGDIGTGKTTLARKLLNELHSLGHYQSGLIVLTHSEFPPGWLFTKIANLIGLRDLGNSTTEIISRISNRLNEIYYRGEKTVVIIDEANKIKSVEILEEIRGLLNLEIADTRLISFIMSGLPDLESFLAMNRALYQRVAVKVKLKQMGSDTIRAYINHRFMIAGAQKQILTPMALELVCRYSDGRPRLVNIICDNALLEGYVQRKPVVDETIIERVISNLGLRFE
- a CDS encoding AAA family ATPase, producing the protein MGYETFYKLKEHPFSFTTDEKFYYDSPQHSKALVKLTHAVETEKGLALLIGDIGTGKTTLSRRLLDQLINNGIEATLLVIIHSEITSLWFLKKIALMLETPTDSENKIDIITNVYHRLLDLTSKNKKVVILIDEANMLQRKDLMEEIRGLLNLESDRGKLLNFILFGLPEMEDYLKLDPPLYQRIAVRCVLEALDQETTQNYIVHRLRVAGCPRPLFTGGAIKTLFAYSKGVPRTINAICDNGLLEGFLLKKEMIDEKILTDVCRDLGLTL
- a CDS encoding cyclodeaminase/cyclohydrolase family protein, with protein sequence LQGALGTALLAMVTGLTLKKNDDADLKGFHGSLKMAVSDFHRLIEKDKKSFDEVMRSYRLPKDTQEEKERRRGAIQENLKGAARVPFEVCNRVVAMYPHAKVLMSKGLPSALSDIGVAASVLHSGFQGARLNVLINCASITDEAFNKTMKQDLQDLTAQETGQYCEIEAIINQKFQ
- a CDS encoding PHP domain-containing protein yields the protein MDNIQADLHIHSTFSDGLLSPQKIVARAVSAGLKTIAITDHDSSEGINAALEAADGAIEIIPAVEMSANIRDIDIHILGYYIDHNDDELAAYLNEFKTYRLARVKKILKKLSSDGIKVDVEQVKLIGNNGSLGRPHIAEALRQNGYVQTINEAFFRFLGYHSRYYEPKKDARPRDVIKKIAQCGGIAVAAHPGALGSSEILYQLIMDGIVGIEVWHPEHSKQAEAEYYETAMKNGLLMTGGSDFHGFPRSPIDIGSRGCSNEDVVRLKEYKKSQEAQ